The Mus musculus strain NOD/MrkTac chromosome 11 genomic contig, GRCm38.p6 alternate locus group NOD/MrkTac MMCHR11_NOD_IDD4_2 DNA window cagctgacctctgttgttgaattatggaaggctgaaaaaagctgaggagaagggtaatCCTGAAGgacgaccagcagtctcaattaatctggacccccaagatctctcaaagaatggaccaccaaacaggcagcattcaCCGGCTAagatgaggccccaacacacatacagagaaagacttctgggtctgtgttcattcagggaTGAGGCACATAACGCTAAAGAGACTGGAGGCACCAGGGAGTTTggaggtcaggtgaggtgggcTGTGGGGACATCAACATGGAGAAAGGTAGGAatagaggaggtatgggatttggagcagtcggagggtagATCGGAGGATGGAGTGAATAAAATATGCAGTGTaaaggaattaattaattaattaataaaaagagagaaaatgaattatGAAAAAGAGGAGCTGTATTGGAATTCCAAAGAGAGAAGTCTTGAGAGACAGCTGTCTGGAAAGTTATCTTGAGCAGAACTCTATTCATTCATCCAAATACCCAGATGCCCTCTGCAACCTGAGGCAAGTCCTTGGCACTTCActcaaattttgtttctttaactGTGCTGAAGTATTTTAGTTATATAAGTTCCAACTTGTCAATCATTGGCCTTAATTCTGGGAATGGAGTTCTATTCAGAAAGTTCTTTtaaatagattgatagatgatagacagatgatataTAGCTATATAATGGATGTATTTGTATATAGAAAGATTCTTAGATAGgtaagtgcatatatatatatacatatatatatatatgtatgtatatatacatatacatacatacatacatatacatatatacacacacatacctatcaAAATATCCATTTACATATGTAATGTAATGTGACAagggtttttgctcccttgtcaaagatcaagtgaacataggtgtgtgggttcatttctgggtcttcaattctattccattggtctacttgtctgtcgctataccagtaccatgcagtttttatcacaattgctctatagtacagctttaggtcaggcatggtaattccaccagagttcttttatccttgagaagagattttgctatcctaggtttttgttattccagatgaatttgtagattgctctttctaattcattgaagaattgagttggaattttgatggggattgcattgaatctgtagattgcttttggcaagatagccatttttactatattgatcctgccaatccatgatcatgggagatcttttcatcttctgagatcttgtttaatttctttcttcagagacttgaagttcttatcatatagatctttcacttccttagttagagtcacaccaaggtattttatattatttgtgactattgagaagggtgttgtttccctaatttctttctcagcttgtttatcatttgtgttaagaaaggccattgacttgtttgagttaattttctatccagctacttcaccgaagctgtttatcaggcttaggagttctctggtggaatttttagggtcacttatatatactatcatatcatctgcaaaaagtgatattttgacttcatcttttccaatttgtatccccttgatctccttttgttgtcgaattgctctggctaggacttcaagtactatgttgaagaggtagggagaaagtgggcagccttgtctagtccctgattttagtgggatatcttccagcttctcgccatttgctttaatgttggctactggtttgctgtagattgcttttatcatgtttaggtatgggccttgaatgcctgatctttccaagacttttatcatgaatgggtgttggattttgtcaaatgctttctccgcatctaaagaaatgatcatgtggtttttgtctttgagtttgtttatatactggattacgttgatggatttccatatattgaaccatccctgcatccctgggatgaagcctacttggtcaggatggatgattgttttcatgtgttcttggattcagttagtgagaattttattgagtatttttgcattgatattcataagggaaattggtctgaagttctctatctttgttgggtctttttgtggtttaggtatcagagtaattgtgacttcatagaatgagttgggtagagtaccttctgcttctattttgtggaataatttgtgaagaactgggattagatcttctttgaaggtctgatagaactctgcactccTTGGAACAATGTTGTTGCACTTCTGTGTTATATACTTTTGCTATTATCCTTGGATTAGTGTTACTTTGTgcattatacatgtatattattttCACACAACTCCAACATGACACATAATGTTTTGCTTTATTACTTTCAGCTTTGTCTTGTGAACATACTGAGAATCTACTACAAATGGTGTgtacacaaaattattttcaaaaagaaataacaCAAGTATTTGGACTTAATGGTCTTTTAGACCTATATAGAAAGAAGTTTTGGGAATATAGAAGTGGTGGTGAGGAGCATGAAATATGTGATTATGAAAATTATCTGCTGGCAAAACACATCTGTTTTAATTCTGAAAAGAATAAAGGAGTTCTAGCTATTCCTGAGAGAACTCAGGCTGAGTCACTCCCATTTTTACAATTGGAGACTACTCTAGCAGAATTTTTACAAATTTTGAAATGCAACAATGTTCTACACAGGAATACAAAAACCTTAAAGAGTGACATTTGGGTGAATAAACCCACTTCCCTGAAGCATTTATCAAGTAGTATGGGATTTAACAGTACTTCAATACTTTATGAACAAAGGAGATAttggagaagagaaaaaattACTGAATATCATCAATGTGAAAGATATTTCTCTAAAAATTCATTACAGCTTCCTCAACAATTAAATCTACTCTGTGACAAGTTCTACCATGTAGGTCAACATAAGAAAATGTCCATGTATGCAGTGAAACTTGGAACATATCATGTGGAAGGTAGTTGTGGAAACTCCAACAGAGTAAATGATAGTAACATGGGCTATATTAAAAACCCTTTTCTGAAGTATTGCCAAAACAATCAACATGGAGAGATTTTATACCAAGGTGATGTCATATTATATGATTCTCATCATGAAACAATTCTAAGTAAAAATGAGATAAGTAAATGTATTTCAGAAAATCATTATAACCATGATAGTAGACAGGCTATGTCTAATCACTGCTCTCAGTCATCTTTGCAACAGCAGGATCATACCACATGGAGCCTTTATAAAAATGACTGGCAGGATGACATTTTAAATGATTCCTTAATTCTTCAGGTTTATAACAGAATGTGGACTAAAGGAGATTTCAACAAATATACATGTGATACATACAGGAATGCTTTAATTGAATCGTTATACTTAGAGAAAGATAACATGAAACACATTAAAAGACAACTTTCCCAGGCCCCAGGGTATAATAAGGTCTTGAATTTCAATTCCAATGTCATTCAACACGATTCAAACCATAATGGAAAGGGAATCCAGAAAGTCAAAGTACATTTGTATGGTATTTTCAATATACAAAATCTCTTGAGACATTCAAATTTATCAGTTGAGGAAAAACCCTCAAAATATAAAACACCAGAGAAATGCTCCAATAAATCCTCAGGCCTTATGGTATTTCAAGCTAGAGGGAAACCATGGAAATGTGTGCAATGTGGCAAGTCCTTTGCTCAGTACTCAGCTCTTCAAAACCCTCACAGGATCTGTACTGTAAAGAAACTGTATAGTTGTAAGGAATGTTTAAAATCATTTACTTGGTTCTCAAAACTTCAAGCTCACCACAGAATACATACTACACAGGAACTTTATAAATCTAATAAGTGTGGGGAATCATTTACCCAGTCATCAAATCTTCAAGTTTATCAGAGAATCCACCACACAGGAGAcaagccttacaaatgtaatgaatgtggtaaaTATTTTACCCATTCCTCAAGTCTTAAAGATCACCAGAGAATCCATGCAAGacacaaaccttacaaatgtaataacTGTGGGAAAAGTTTTATAAAGTCCTCAGATCTTAAAGGGCACTACAGAATCCACACAGGAGacaaaccctacaaatgtaataaCTGTAGGAAAAGTTTTACACAGTCCTCAGGTCTTAAAAGGCACTACAGAATCCACACAggagacaaaccttacaaatgtaatgaatgtggtaaaTATTTTACCCAGTCTTCAAATCTTCAAGTTCATCAGAGAATCCACACAAaagacaaaccttacaaatgtaatgaatgtggtaaaTATTTTGCCCATTCCTCAAGTCTTAAAGTACACCACAGAATCCATACAAGAAACAAAACTTATAAATGTAATAACTGTGGGAAAAGTTTTATACGGTCCTCAGATCTTAAAAGGCACTATAGAATCCACACAGGAAAcaagccttacaaatgtaatgactGTGGTAAATATTTTACCCATTCCTCAAGTCTTAAAGGTCACCACAGAATCCATACAAGAGAcaagccttacaaatgtaataaCTGTGGGAAAAGTTTTAGACAGTCCTCAAGTCTTAAAAGGCACTACAGAATCCACACAggagacaaaccttacaaatgtaatgaatgtggtaaaTATTTTGCCTGTTCCTCAAGTCTTAAAAGGCACCACAGAATCCACACAggagacaaaccttacaaatgtaatgaatgtggtaaaTATTTTGCCCAGTCTTCAAATCTTCAAGTTCATCAGAGAATCCACACAAaagacaaaccttacaaatgtaatgaatgtggtaaaTATTTTGCCCGTTCCTCAAGTCTTAAAAATCACCACAGAATCCACACAggagacaaaccttacaaatgtaatgaatgtggtaaaTATTTTGCCCAGTCTTCAAATCTTCAAGTTCATCAGAGAATCCACACAAaagacaaaccttacaaatgtaatgaatgtggtaagTATTTTGCCCAGTATTCAAATCTTCAAGTTCATCAGAGAATCCACACAAaagacaaaccttacaaatgtaatgaatgtggtaaaTATTTTGCCCGTTCCTCAAGTCTTAAAGATCACCACAGAATCCACACAggagacaaaccttacaaatgtaatgaatgtggtaaaTATTTTGCCCAGTCTTCAAATCTTCAAGTTCATCAGAGAATCCACACAAaagacaaaccttacaaatgtaatgaatgtggtaagTATTTTGCCCAGTATTCAAATCTTCAAGTTCATCAGAGAATCCACACAggagacaaaccttacaaatgtaatgaatgtggtaaaTATTTTGCCAGTTCCTCAAATCTTAAAGTACACCACAGAATCCACACAGGATACAAACctttacaaatgtaatgaatgtggtaaaTATTTTACCTGATTTTCAAGTCTTAAAGTTCACCCCAGACTTCATACTGTAGACAAACCTGTTAAAGGTAATTAGTGTGGGAAATCATTTACACAGTCCTCAAAACTACAAGCTTCCCACAGAATACACACTGAACATCGACCTTATAAATCTAATAATTGTGGGAAATCATTTACCCAGTAATCAAGTCCTCTAGCTCACCACAGAGTCCATACAAGAGACAAACCGGCAAATGTAATTAATGTGGAAAAAGCTTTATATAGTCCTCAGATCTTATCAATTAGTACATAATCCACATAGGAGACAAACTTTACAAATCTAAGAAATGTGGCATGTCTTTTACCTGATCCTCATCTCTTCAAGTTCATCAAAGAATCCATACTGGAAAACAACCATATATGTGGAAACGACTGTGGAAAATCTTTTTCCTGCTCCTCAAATGTTCATTCTCACTAGAGTATCCATACAGGAGACAAATTGAAAAAATATAGTGAGTATGGAGTTGATTTCCCAAGTCCTCGACTCTCCAATGTCACCACAGAATCCATCCTGGGGGCAAACCTTTCAAATATACTGAATGTTAACAATCCTTTACCCTGTTCTCAGTAACTTTATAGGTGTAATGAATGTGTAAAATACATTTCCCAGTCCTCAAATCTTCAAGGTGACCACAGAATCCATACTGCAGCAAACATTGTCAATGTAAAGAACGTAGAAAGCCCTTCACAcagaaatcatatttttaaaccTGACATAGCATGGATACTAGAGAGAAACTGTACAAATGTAGATAATCTGACAAGTCATTTCTCACTTTCTCAAACCTGTGGCCACCTAGAAGATCAGTGCAATAGACCAAGTTGATGAGTAATTACTGTCCTAGTATGAATACAGAAACCTGGTATTTACAATGAGAAACATGTTTGTAAGTATTTAAATAATGTTAAAACCTTACTCTCTATCAGAGAACTCACAGAGGAAAGCCCTGACCTTATTAGGAATTGGAAACGTTTTACCCAGAAACACAGCTGATAGTCATATTAAGTAGttatttccaaaataaaatatgaaaaaaatctttcacCCAGTATTAatctaattataattataatcacATCATAATTAGTAATGGTATAGAATTCAGGTTCAAACAAATTTAGAGAagtagtattttaaaatgtaaggatTTAAGCCATAATAATATTATTGAATATCCTTATACAAAACTGTTGCAAAATGTTCTGTATAGTTTAGTAGGCTAGAATATTGACATTTGTGAGATATGGTCTATGTGaagcttattttgtttttactctttgagcttttataaaatatacataataggAAATTTTTAATCTCAAAATAATCCCTTCTTTGTCAGAATTATCAATAAACATATTACAACTGTCTTCCTATTCCTTCTGCGTTGGTGTGATTAGTATCCATTTTTCTGGGATGGTATCATTCTTGTACTCCATTTCAGGATTGATAATGACAACAGAAACATAAAAGATAAATTGTAAAATTTTATTGCTTTGGACAAATGCCAAGAAAGCAATTAGACAAAATATCCTGAGCAGAGGAAAACCTGAGgttttctcagtgtgtgtgtgtgtttgtgtgttttatggATAAAGTCACTGCCATTTCAAGGAATATGGCTtctaaaatatggaaaaaaatccaAGTAGAGCCAGTGTGGATCCAAAAGGTTGAAGATTTAAGATGACAAATTATCCTCTGGTCCAAATGTTGATATTCATAGTGTGTGGTGAATATCGTCCTCCATAGAATTTTCCCTCAGAGAATTTTTGTGCAAAATATTGCTCCTACTATACCTACTAAGATGAGCCAAAGCTGCCTCCACCCCACCTGTATATAATAATGCTGCCCCTTTGCTTATTCATAGACATTAACCTGAGTTCTTTGTTAAACTGTATGTAATGAACTTGCTGAGCTTTCTGGGTGCAGTGGTTCAACATTGTACATCACCTCACTAGGATCACACCTGAAATTAGCTTTAAACAGATCCCTTTAGTTGTTGTGTTCTGCCTTTTAAATATTCCCTTGACACAGGAGGCAGGACCATTGATGGAAACCTGCTGGAAATGACaattttaggaaaatatttgTTGTTCAAACAAGaagtatttttaagtttttcaatTGAATTGCATCCATAATTTCTTTAAGGATGAAAATTGCCAATGTATTAAGCACTAATTATTATATCAGTAAAACTTCATTAATAACATTTTACAGACCTAGAGAAAAAGAAGCTTATCAAAATGTAAACATTACTTAGAATTCTGCCTTTCAATGTATTCAGCACCTAAAGTATGAACTTTGTACaagtcttaaaattaaaaatgatttctcCTTTTGGTAACCCAGGAAATATGGTTTTTTTAGTGCTTAAATTGAGTATTTCCACCCAAGGTAATGTGAATTTAGAATCTCTAAATTTTACAATAtagagaaatgtattttttattaaatggaagtgcaTTGTATATGATATGAAATCTCTATCTGTGGcaatgaagaaaaacaacaaaaacaaaaacatatctgTATCATTAAATCTATCAAATTTCCTTACTAAATGAAATCCTATATAATTGCAACAGAATGgacgttttctttttctttttttttttcctttttttttttttttttttttttttttttttagttttgttttgtttttcgagacagggtttctctctgtagccctggctgtcctggaactcactctgtagaccaggctggctttgaactcagaaatccacctgcctctgcctcccaagtgctgggattaaaggcgtgggccaccaccgcccggctaagaTGGATGATTTCTTGAGGGACTTTTTCTGACAAAATGTAAACCAAAAATAATTTGCATAATTTTAACTAAATATCTATACTTAGCATTACTGGGATATTTTGATGTATTGAATTATAACATATAGAGCATAGTATGTATGCATTATTAATAGTTTCATAATATTATAAGCCTACATATAGTATTTCCTTAAATTTGTGCTTTTATCTCCCTGTAGAATAAATCTTGTGGATTTACATTTTAACTTCAAATATATTACAATAAAAATGGCATTTAAACAGATGACCTCAGTTTACTCCATGGTGCACATCTACCTATCTTGTAAGAAAATGcaaacctaaaccacacaaattcACATGAGAAATATGGTGAACTCAAGTACCTATAGAAAattactgataaaaaaaaataaccataaaAGATCAAAGGTTGACTTTGGACCTACTTTCCAATATTGTAATCAGGTTTGGTGAGAGGTTGTTAACAAAGAGAGAATGTGTTGCACATACCAAAGAAACAACATAATTAAAATCATACATTGAATTCCAAATCTGATTAGATCAAAAGGCTTAACAAATGGGTAAGTCCTTCTTTAACTTATTTCAGATGGCAATATATTCAGTAGTatttgagcacctcttagaaaCTCAAAATTTCAAGCAACCAATACAAAGATTTTTAATGTGTTTGCATTTCATATTTATTGTGAATAGAGCAATGACTAACAGGACTGAGCAAGAATTTATGGAGTAGGTTAGTGAGTCCTTTGTCCATATGCCAGGGAGTAGTATGGCTTAGTCATATAGTACATTtaattttagcttttaaaatcttccatactgatttccatagttgctGTACGAGTTTCCAATCTTGGACACATGAGTGAATTTTCCGATTTCTCTGCTGTATTTCCTGTCAATTTCATTGGTGATCTTTGCTGAATGACTATAGCAGGATGACTTCTCAAAGTTGTTTGAGATCCTAGGGCTATCTTTGAATGGgttgtttttattataatttcacTTATGATTTCTTTATAAATTCTAGTTATTTAATTCTCTGTTTAAAATAGAGCTGTCAAAGAACCTCTCCCAATCTATGggatttcttcttcatttttgagtGTGACATGGCCAATTCAAAGGACAGTGTGACATGGTTCATGACCCAGGAACAGTGCCAGCAGGAAATGGCTCCTTTGAGGAActctctgccaaggttaatgactccatgataattaaaGACAGCACAAGTCAGATAGGTTAGGGTGTAGGTAATGATACAGTAAAATGGTAAAAGATAAGATCTTCAGAATAATACTTTAGGCTGtgagaaagaactctgaaaacatgagctctaaaaatataatttctcaactatgcaaaatataagaatATAATATGAGTTGTATAAGAAACTTTGAAGAACTGTCCAGCAACAGGCCTAGGgtgtgatccagctcaagggggggTGCCAAAGCCTGGCACTATTGCTGGGGATGTTGAGCACTCACAAAAGGGGACCTATCAAGACTGTACTCCAAGaggcccagcaagcagctgaaagagtgagATGTTgatgtttgcacccaaccaatggacaaaagcagctgaccctggttgttgaattagggaaggctgaaagaaggtgAGGTTAATGGATATCCTGTGGGAGGACCAGCAGCCTCAGATAATCTAGACGCCCCAGGATCTCTagaacactggaccaccaaacagacagcatgcaCCGGCTGgtgtgaggcccccaacacacatacagagaaggacttctgggtctgtgttcattcaaggATGgggcacctaacccttaagagactggaggccccagggagtttgtaggtcgggtggggtgaggggtggggacatctgCGTGTGGACAGGGGTTGGAAGCTAGGATTGGGATGTGGAAAAGTCagagtggtggtggggggaaaAGAACATggaatgtgaaaaataaattttaaaaataaaataaaaagaatgcaaTATGAGTTGTATAAGGAGCTTTGCAGAACTAAAAGAACAGAGTAATCTGCACTGTGAGCCAGCTTGTCTGGCAGATACAAAACTAagcagattctgagttcaaggccagcctgagacaaaGCTAGGTTAGGCCCAGGTGTGATAGGAATGGCAATCTCAGAGCGAGATCCCACCCAGCAAGCTTACTGTGTGTACttaacaaagacaggcagatctctgaattcatttgcaatgttAAACAAATATTCTTGCTAGCTCTATCTAAGAATCATGGGGCTGGGTCCTTGGAATCTGATTCCTGAGATAATCATGAGGCAACCTGGAATAATGGCTTAATGAATGTATAAATAGAAACTGGACTTTTGATCTACAAGAGAGGAGCTATCCAGCAAGAaggcaggacatcaagtgagtaATGGGGTttccatcctacagtcaaaactctgatccataattattcctgtctgaaagaattacagggatggaaatggagaggagcctgaggaaaagaaagtccagtgacaggcccaaagtgggatccatcgcaaggggaggttccaaggcctgacactattactgagtttATGGTGCACTCACAAAAATGTAACTAACTTGACTGCCCCccgaaagactcaacaagcagatgaaagaatcagatgcagatatttgcagccaaccaatggacagaagcagctgatccctgttgttgaattatggaagactgaaaaaagctgaggagaagggcgatcctgaaggaggaccagcagtctcaattaatctggacccccaagatctctcaaagaatggaccaccaaacaggcagcattcaccagctgagatgaggccccaacacacatacagagaaggacttctgggtctgtgttcattcagggaTAAGGCatgtaaccctcaagagactggaggctccagggagtttggaggtcaggtggggtgggctGTGGGGACATCAACATGGAGAAAGGTAGGAATAGAAGAGGTATGGGAtttggagcagtcagagggtggatcggGGGATGGGGTGAATAAAATATGCAGTGTaaaggaattaattaattaattaaaagagagaaaatgaattatGAAAAAGAGGAGCTGTCCAGAGAGTATTGGAATTCCAAAGAGAGATGTCTTGAGAGACAGCTGTCTGGAAAGTTATCTTGAGTAGAACTCTATTCATTCATCCAAATACACAGATGCCCTCTGCAATCTGAGGCTAGTCCTTGGCACTTCactcaaattttctttctttaactgtGCTGAAGTATTTTAGTTATATAAGTTCCAACTTGTCAATCATTGGCCTTAATTCTGGGAATAAAGGGAATTCTATTCAGAAAGTTCTTTcaaatagattgatagatgatagacagaggaTATATAGCTATATAATGGATGTATTTGTATATAGAAAGATTCTTAGATAggtaagtatatatacatatatacacatacctatCAAAATATCCACTTACATATGTAACGTACTAATCTATTTTCTGAATGAGATTCACTTTTTTCTAAACATTAAGGTCAACAATTAACAacttggaatacacacacacacacacacacacacacacacacactgtcaaatAAGTGTTAAGAAAGGAACAAATGCCTAGTACTTTATTCCTGCCCAATAAGTAAAATCCATGGCTGGTAAAACCATAAGGCCTAGGGCAGACCCTATTACTATTACATTACTAAGTAGACATAGTAACAAACTGTCTTATAAATATTTGCCATTATACTCATCGTTTAGTGCAGTTCTTAGCCATTAACAGAGAACCTGTCTGCCCCACCCCATGGGCAGAAGTTTATGCAGAGACACTTGTCACTGTGTAGAGAAAAAGTGATTCTGGGGTGTTTAGCattattataaacatttttatcattCTCCTTGTCCCCAAGTCTTAAAAGATAATCACAGAAAAAGAGGCTGGaaagactgtaggagccagaaAATAGGGCAGACTGAAGGAAAATATGTCCTTTTGGTGTAACGGGCCATTACACCATGAACTCAGAGCAGATATGGTTGTATGAACAatatcaagccagtcaacattttTGCACAGAAAAATGAGAGTATTGTAAGACCTTTCATCTAGCTGAAAAGCAATTGGCTGTCGATGGCTTCTATataagagtcagttttcttctggtCTGTTACCTCTGGTAGGTTGCTCATGAAGCACTGAGTATGGCTACACCCATGCACAGAAAAAGAGGCTGGaaagactgtaggagccagaaaatatggcacatgcATATGTGAGCATCAATAGATTCACTGGGAATAAAAAAGAAGAGGGCATGAGGTTCAGGGGAGTTTTGGGATGGATATAATCAAAGCACACTACACATGTacttaaaaattctcaaaaaatcaattaatatttttaattgatacagaaataaataaagcatttagAACAAAAGTACTGGTCTAATTCGATGTCTGCATGTGGAAGattgcaaatagatccatatttatcacctggCAGAAAA harbors:
- the Zfp616 gene encoding zinc finger protein 616, producing the protein MVCTQNYFQKEITQVFGLNGLLDLYRKKFWEYRSGGEEHEICDYENYLLAKHICFNSEKNKGVLAIPERTQAESLPFLQLETTLAEFLQILKCNNVLHRNTKTLKSDIWVNKPTSLKHLSSSMGFNSTSILYEQRRYWRREKITEYHQCERYFSKNSLQLPQQLNLLCDKFYHVGQHKKMSMYAVKLGTYHVEGSCGNSNRVNDSNMGYIKNPFLKYCQNNQHGEILYQGDVILYDSHHETILSKNEISKCISENHYNHDSRQAMSNHCSQSSLQQQDHTTWSLYKNDWQDDILNDSLILQVYNRMWTKGDFNKYTCDTYRNALIESLYLEKDNMKHIKRQLSQAPGYNKVLNFNSNVIQHDSNHNGKGIQKVKVHLYGIFNIQNLLRHSNLSVEEKPSKYKTPEKCSNKSSGLMVFQARGKPWKCVQCGKSFAQYSALQNPHRICTVKKLYSCKECLKSFTWFSKLQAHHRIHTTQELYKSNKCGESFTQSSNLQVYQRIHHTGDKPYKCNECGKYFTHSSSLKDHQRIHARHKPYKCNNCGKSFIKSSDLKGHYRIHTGDKPYKCNNCRKSFTQSSGLKRHYRIHTGDKPYKCNECGKYFTQSSNLQVHQRIHTKDKPYKCNECGKYFAHSSSLKVHHRIHTRNKTYKCNNCGKSFIRSSDLKRHYRIHTGNKPYKCNDCGKYFTHSSSLKGHHRIHTRDKPYKCNNCGKSFRQSSSLKRHYRIHTGDKPYKCNECGKYFACSSSLKRHHRIHTGDKPYKCNECGKYFAQSSNLQVHQRIHTKDKPYKCNECGKYFARSSSLKNHHRIHTGDKPYKCNECGKYFAQSSNLQVHQRIHTKDKPYKCNECGKYFAQYSNLQVHQRIHTKDKPYKCNECGKYFARSSSLKDHHRIHTGDKPYKCNECGKYFAQSSNLQVHQRIHTKDKPYKCNECGKYFAQYSNLQVHQRIHTGDKPYKCNECGKYFASSSNLKVHHRIHTGYKPLQM